Proteins encoded by one window of Vibrio algicola:
- a CDS encoding YhgN family NAAT transporter, with protein MEIFSAAVMLFLIMDPLGNLPVVLSILKHLDPKRRRKVLIRELLLALGVLLLFLFAGKSILGFLHVQQETLSISGGLILFIIAIRMIFPQPGGVVGLAAGEEPFFVPLAVPMIAGPSVIASLLLLSSQHPDKMVDWSLAVLLAWLATSAILMFYGFFNRILGERGLNAIERLMGLLLVMVSTQMFLDGLKQFLA; from the coding sequence ATGGAAATCTTCTCGGCAGCGGTGATGCTGTTTTTAATTATGGATCCACTGGGTAATTTGCCGGTGGTGCTGTCGATCTTAAAACATTTAGATCCTAAGCGTCGTCGTAAGGTTCTGATCCGTGAATTGCTGCTGGCATTGGGTGTGTTGTTGCTGTTCTTGTTTGCGGGTAAATCCATTTTGGGCTTTTTGCATGTACAACAAGAAACCTTAAGTATTTCTGGCGGTTTGATATTATTTATTATCGCGATCCGAATGATTTTCCCTCAGCCTGGTGGTGTAGTCGGACTTGCTGCTGGTGAAGAACCCTTCTTTGTGCCGCTAGCGGTGCCTATGATTGCGGGGCCGTCAGTAATTGCTTCTTTGTTGCTGTTGTCGAGTCAACACCCGGATAAGATGGTGGATTGGTCTTTGGCGGTATTGCTTGCTTGGTTAGCAACGTCGGCAATTTTAATGTTTTATGGCTTCTTCAATCGCATATTAGGCGAAAGAGGCTTAAACGCAATTGAGCGCTTGATGGGCTTGTTGTTGGTGATGGTCTCGACGCAAATGTTCTTAGATGGTTTGAAGCAGTTTTTAGCTTAA
- a CDS encoding DUF1145 domain-containing protein produces MKAIFTIFAKLFMLVVWGVFITNFIQPFPGITHIALNVMAIFTIFMHGLQSLLFSGNALGPDVQMTRWEKISIFIFGTFALIDIKNKYFK; encoded by the coding sequence ATGAAAGCGATATTCACTATTTTTGCTAAGCTATTTATGTTGGTGGTTTGGGGAGTATTTATTACTAACTTTATCCAACCTTTCCCTGGTATCACCCACATTGCTTTAAATGTGATGGCCATCTTCACCATTTTTATGCACGGTTTACAAAGCCTGTTATTTTCTGGCAATGCATTAGGCCCAGATGTACAAATGACTCGCTGGGAAAAAATATCGATCTTTATCTTCGGTACGTTTGCCTTAATCGACATTAAAAATAAATATTTTAAATAG
- the rsmD gene encoding 16S rRNA (guanine(966)-N(2))-methyltransferase RsmD has product MVRRNTQKPANKKSTGGFVRIISGLWRGRKLPVYDAEGLRPTTDRVKETLFNWLASDIPQSRCLDLFAGSGGLGFEAASRQAEHVTMLELNKSAKQQLSQNVSNLNANNIEVLQQDSLLFLQQSGTPYDVVFIDPPFRQDLLEKTIALLTTNHWLAPEALIYIETEKELTLPALPQDWQLHREKTAGQVCYRLYQRQAE; this is encoded by the coding sequence ATGGTCAGACGCAACACCCAAAAACCGGCGAATAAAAAATCAACAGGTGGTTTCGTACGGATAATCAGTGGCTTATGGCGAGGCCGAAAGCTACCAGTGTACGATGCTGAAGGTTTACGTCCAACCACCGATCGAGTCAAAGAAACGCTGTTTAACTGGTTAGCGTCTGATATTCCCCAATCCCGTTGTTTGGATCTCTTTGCCGGTTCGGGCGGATTAGGTTTTGAAGCGGCATCACGTCAAGCCGAACATGTCACGATGCTAGAGTTGAATAAATCAGCCAAGCAGCAATTAAGTCAAAATGTGAGTAACTTAAACGCCAACAATATTGAAGTATTACAACAAGACTCACTGTTATTTTTGCAACAATCAGGTACACCTTATGATGTGGTGTTTATTGATCCGCCTTTTCGACAAGATTTATTAGAAAAGACCATCGCATTATTAACCACTAATCATTGGCTAGCCCCTGAAGCGCTGATTTATATCGAAACCGAAAAAGAGCTAACCTTGCCAGCCTTACCGCAAGATTGGCAATTACACCGAGAAAAAACCGCGGGGCAAGTGTGCTACCGCCTTTATCAACGTCAAGCAGAGTAA